A region from the Flavobacterium enshiense genome encodes:
- a CDS encoding DUF983 domain-containing protein, with translation MLKKGSKLNSILTGSCPKCQEESMYSDKNPYHLSNTLKMNETCSHCGTRYKIEPSFFYGAMYVSYGVGIAFGVAAFIISRIFLGTNLKTSFIAIIATLVGFMPVIMRLSRNIWINIFIHYDKDWKNRM, from the coding sequence ATGTTAAAAAAAGGATCCAAACTAAACAGCATTTTAACAGGAAGTTGTCCAAAATGTCAGGAAGAGAGCATGTATTCTGACAAAAATCCATACCATTTATCGAATACACTCAAAATGAATGAGACTTGCAGTCATTGCGGAACCCGATATAAAATCGAACCTTCTTTTTTTTATGGCGCTATGTATGTAAGTTATGGTGTTGGAATTGCGTTTGGTGTTGCCGCATTTATAATCAGTCGTATATTTTTGGGCACTAATCTCAAAACCTCTTTCATTGCTATCATTGCAACCTTAGTCGGTTTCATGCCGGTCATCATGCGATTATCAAGAAACATCTGGATAAACATTTTCATCCATTACGACAAGGACTGGAAAAACAGAATGTGA
- a CDS encoding DUF1761 domain-containing protein: MKFNFVAVLVASLVTLLIGFIWYNPKVFGTIWMNESGMTEEKAKQGNMLKIFGLTIFYSLMLSLAVPSLVVHQMGALSMVGGFAFADKALPSYAAFIADYGDAFRSFKHGALHGFTSGLFLALPITAINALFEQKSWKYILINAGYWIVSLTIMGSIICGWK; this comes from the coding sequence ATGAAATTTAACTTCGTAGCTGTGCTGGTGGCTTCACTAGTCACTTTACTTATTGGATTTATATGGTACAACCCTAAAGTTTTCGGAACGATCTGGATGAATGAATCCGGGATGACCGAAGAAAAGGCCAAACAGGGCAACATGCTTAAAATTTTCGGACTGACCATTTTCTATTCCTTGATGCTTTCCTTGGCTGTTCCCAGTTTAGTAGTCCACCAGATGGGAGCATTATCCATGGTAGGCGGATTTGCATTTGCTGATAAAGCACTTCCTTCTTACGCAGCTTTCATAGCCGATTACGGAGACGCTTTCCGCTCGTTCAAACACGGAGCACTTCACGGATTTACATCAGGATTATTTTTAGCACTACCAATTACCGCAATCAATGCTTTATTCGAGCAAAAATCATGGAAGTACATTTTGATTAACGCCGGATATTGGATTGTTTCCCTAACTATCATGGGCTCAATCATCTGTGGATGGAAATAA
- a CDS encoding NAD(P)/FAD-dependent oxidoreductase, with protein sequence MIDYLIVGAGIAGICFAETAFQNGKSFIVVEDFSSSSSKVAGGLYNPVILKRFSQVWQAKQQLEYGLPFYAKIEDRLNVAFDYKIPVYRKFASIEEQNNWFQAADKPTLSPFLSTRIIQKQYKSISSDFGFGEVLHTGYVDTAVFISSYAEYLQKNNLFLNETFEYSAITFLEDSVKYKGIEAKHIIFAEGFGLQHNPYFNQLPLDGTKGELLIIKAPDLNLDVVLKSSIFILPIGNDLFKVGATYNWDDKTDTPTEEAKKELIDNLKELIECDFEIVDHFAGVRPTVNDRRPLVGTHAEFNRLHILNGLGTRGVMLGPFLARELFNHIENQVPLDIQIDIKRFNKKKK encoded by the coding sequence ATGATAGATTATTTAATTGTTGGTGCCGGTATAGCCGGGATATGTTTTGCCGAAACTGCCTTTCAAAACGGGAAGTCTTTTATTGTTGTGGAGGATTTCTCTTCCTCATCATCCAAAGTGGCTGGAGGATTGTATAATCCTGTAATTTTAAAACGTTTTAGTCAGGTATGGCAAGCGAAGCAACAATTGGAGTATGGGCTACCTTTTTACGCTAAAATTGAAGATCGACTTAATGTGGCCTTCGATTATAAAATACCTGTCTATCGTAAATTTGCATCCATAGAAGAGCAGAACAATTGGTTTCAGGCGGCAGATAAACCAACGCTGTCTCCTTTTCTTTCTACACGGATTATTCAAAAACAATATAAATCGATTTCATCTGATTTTGGATTTGGTGAAGTGCTGCATACGGGGTATGTCGATACCGCTGTTTTTATTAGTTCGTATGCTGAGTACCTCCAAAAAAACAACTTGTTTTTAAATGAAACTTTTGAATATTCAGCAATAACTTTTCTTGAAGATTCGGTAAAGTATAAAGGTATAGAGGCTAAGCATATCATTTTTGCAGAAGGTTTCGGTTTGCAGCACAATCCATATTTCAATCAATTGCCATTGGATGGTACGAAAGGGGAGTTGTTGATTATTAAAGCTCCTGATTTGAATCTCGATGTGGTTTTAAAGTCGAGTATTTTTATTCTGCCAATTGGAAATGATTTGTTTAAAGTTGGTGCAACCTACAATTGGGATGATAAAACTGATACGCCAACAGAAGAAGCGAAAAAAGAACTAATTGATAATCTGAAAGAATTGATTGAATGCGATTTCGAAATTGTGGATCATTTTGCAGGTGTTCGCCCAACGGTAAATGACCGTCGTCCATTGGTGGGAACCCATGCAGAATTCAATAGATTGCACATTCTTAACGGACTTGGTACACGTGGGGTGATGTTAGGCCCTTTTTTAGCAAGGGAATTATTCAATCATATCGAAAATCAAGTGCCGCTCGACATACAAATCGACATTAAGCGATTCAACAAAAAGAAAAAATAG
- the gldL gene encoding gliding motility protein GldL, which yields MAVLPKKVMSFAYGMGAAVVIIGALFKIMHWPGAGTFLIIGLGTEALIFGLSAFETETELDWTLVYPELAGGEAKKREAKKVENPTEAQGLLSQKLDNMLKEAKIDGALMASLGNSIKNFEGAAKNMAPTVDAIASQKKYAEEMGLAATQLETLNGMYKMQLDSATRNAEINKEVAENNLKLKDQMQSLTANLSSLNNVYGGMLSAMSNRG from the coding sequence ATGGCAGTATTACCAAAAAAAGTGATGAGTTTTGCCTACGGTATGGGGGCAGCAGTAGTAATTATCGGAGCATTATTTAAAATTATGCACTGGCCGGGAGCGGGTACATTCCTTATCATTGGTTTGGGAACTGAGGCATTAATCTTTGGATTGTCAGCTTTCGAAACAGAAACAGAATTAGATTGGACTTTAGTTTACCCTGAATTAGCAGGTGGAGAGGCTAAAAAGAGAGAAGCAAAGAAAGTTGAAAACCCAACAGAAGCTCAAGGTTTGTTATCTCAGAAATTAGACAACATGTTGAAAGAAGCTAAAATTGACGGTGCGTTAATGGCTAGTTTAGGAAACAGTATTAAAAACTTCGAAGGTGCTGCTAAAAACATGGCTCCTACAGTTGATGCTATCGCTTCACAAAAGAAATATGCTGAAGAAATGGGCTTAGCTGCTACGCAGTTGGAGACTTTAAACGGTATGTACAAAATGCAGTTGGATAGCGCTACTCGTAATGCTGAAATCAACAAAGAAGTTGCTGAGAACAACTTGAAATTAAAAGATCAAATGCAATCATTGACTGCAAATTTATCTTCTTTAAATAATGTATATGGCGGAATGCTTTCTGCAATGAGTAACAGAGGCTAA
- a CDS encoding GNAT family N-acetyltransferase has product MKQSYHYKIYSSVKELPNTWDELSVSNIFLSVDYLKVMDHSAPKNMTCHYIGLFKDSELIGIALSQFLDLNLVDSFGERDNCIKTSVRNFVFRNFTSHVLFMGNNMLTGQNAFIFSEELKPKEGIKLLHNAAEELKNRFKKQGKKIHLTTFKDFFTHEKPILEAPEFGSFYKFSTQPNMIFSIAESWKSEDDYVSALSKKYRDQYKRAHKKLNGVEKRKMSLTEIEQHNTTINFLYRNVAKNAPFNTFFLAENHFYELKKHLGHNFLFYGYFLEDKLIGFNTLIKNGNTIDTYFLGYDDEHQREMMVYLNMLYDMIKYSIKKQFKEIIFARTALEIKSSVGAKPNEMVGFMQHSNPLINRYVGKIFKSLEPETIWQERNPFK; this is encoded by the coding sequence GTGAAGCAGTCTTATCATTATAAAATCTATTCCTCTGTAAAAGAACTCCCCAACACTTGGGATGAATTGTCTGTATCGAATATTTTTCTTTCGGTGGACTATCTGAAAGTAATGGACCATTCGGCACCAAAGAATATGACTTGCCATTACATCGGCTTATTTAAAGATAGTGAACTGATAGGCATAGCGCTTTCTCAGTTTCTCGACCTGAATCTGGTGGATTCTTTTGGAGAACGCGATAATTGCATCAAAACTTCGGTTCGTAATTTTGTATTCCGAAACTTCACTTCACACGTTTTGTTCATGGGAAACAACATGCTTACGGGGCAAAACGCTTTCATTTTCTCCGAAGAGCTGAAACCTAAAGAAGGCATAAAATTATTGCACAATGCAGCTGAGGAACTTAAAAACCGTTTTAAAAAACAAGGCAAAAAAATTCACCTGACCACTTTCAAGGATTTTTTCACCCATGAAAAACCCATTTTGGAAGCGCCCGAATTCGGATCTTTTTACAAGTTCTCGACCCAACCCAACATGATTTTTTCGATAGCGGAAAGCTGGAAATCGGAAGACGATTATGTTAGTGCGCTGAGTAAAAAATACCGCGACCAGTACAAAAGGGCCCATAAGAAATTAAACGGAGTTGAAAAACGAAAAATGAGCCTGACAGAAATTGAGCAACACAATACGACGATTAACTTCCTCTATCGAAATGTGGCCAAAAATGCTCCTTTCAATACTTTCTTTTTAGCGGAAAATCATTTTTATGAACTCAAAAAGCACCTGGGTCACAACTTCCTTTTTTATGGCTATTTTTTGGAAGACAAACTGATCGGTTTCAACACCCTGATTAAAAACGGGAATACCATTGACACGTATTTTTTGGGGTATGATGACGAACATCAAAGGGAAATGATGGTATATCTGAACATGCTGTACGACATGATCAAATATTCGATCAAGAAACAATTCAAAGAAATTATTTTCGCCAGAACTGCTTTGGAAATCAAAAGTTCCGTGGGTGCCAAACCTAATGAAATGGTAGGCTTCATGCAACATTCCAACCCACTGATCAACCGTTATGTCGGAAAGATTTTCAAATCGTTGGAACCCGAAACCATTTGGCAGGAACGGAATCCGTTTAAATGA
- a CDS encoding ABC-F family ATP-binding cassette domain-containing protein: MLNIHNLSVSFGGTYLFEEVTFRLGSGDRVGLVGKNGAGKSTMLKILSRDLQPDSGSIATEKEVKIGFLRQDIDFVKGRTVLEEAYQAFEEIKLAEFKIDEINHQLATRTDYESAEYSELIEQLGDVTHHYEILGGYNYVGETEKILLGLGFKREEFNNQTDTFSGGWRMRIELAKLLLQSNDILLLDEPTNHLDIESIIWLESFLRTFPGVVVIVSHDKMFLDNVTNRTIEISLGKAYDFNKPYTEYLVLRQEIREKQLATQKNQAKKIEDTEKLIEKFRAKASKASMAQSLIKKLDKVERIEVDEDDNSVMNISFPVSVTPGRVVVEAEQVTKAYGEKTILKDINLLVERGSKIAFVGQNGQGKSTFMKAIVNEFEYGGSIKLGHNVQLGYFAQNQAEYLDGEITLLETMVEAATDSNRSKVRDMLGSFLFRGDDVEKKVKVLSGGERNRLALCKLLLQPINVLVMDEPTNHLDIKSKNVLKAALQQYEGTLLLVSHDRDFLQGMSNIVYEFKDQKIKEYLGDINFFLEQRKLENMREVEKKDVVKETQKQDKSLSYEEQKKNKSLQNRLSKIESQIQQLEKDIQNDDKALASNYDKHIEDAKFFAAYEKKKKDLDQLLEDWEKVQGEIDAL, encoded by the coding sequence ATGCTTAATATTCACAATTTATCGGTTTCTTTCGGGGGAACATATTTGTTTGAGGAAGTAACTTTTCGATTAGGTTCGGGTGATAGAGTAGGTCTTGTTGGAAAAAACGGAGCCGGAAAATCAACCATGCTTAAAATTTTGTCTCGTGATTTGCAGCCGGATTCCGGAAGTATTGCGACTGAAAAAGAAGTGAAGATTGGTTTCCTGCGTCAGGATATTGACTTTGTGAAAGGCAGAACGGTTTTGGAAGAAGCCTATCAGGCTTTCGAAGAAATCAAACTAGCCGAATTTAAAATCGACGAAATCAACCATCAGCTGGCCACAAGAACCGATTATGAAAGTGCCGAATATTCTGAACTGATTGAGCAACTAGGCGACGTTACCCATCATTATGAAATTTTAGGCGGTTACAATTACGTAGGCGAAACCGAAAAAATCCTTTTGGGACTTGGTTTCAAACGTGAAGAATTCAACAATCAGACTGATACTTTTTCGGGTGGTTGGAGAATGCGTATCGAACTGGCTAAATTATTGCTTCAAAGCAACGATATATTGTTATTGGATGAGCCGACGAACCACTTGGATATCGAAAGTATCATCTGGCTGGAAAGTTTCCTGCGCACCTTCCCGGGGGTTGTAGTAATAGTTTCCCACGACAAAATGTTCCTGGATAACGTGACCAACAGAACCATTGAGATATCTCTGGGTAAGGCATATGATTTCAATAAGCCGTACACGGAATATTTAGTGCTGCGTCAGGAAATCCGCGAAAAACAATTGGCTACCCAAAAAAATCAGGCTAAGAAAATAGAAGACACTGAAAAGCTGATTGAGAAATTCCGCGCCAAAGCTTCCAAAGCTTCGATGGCGCAATCCTTAATCAAGAAATTGGATAAAGTGGAGCGAATCGAAGTAGATGAAGACGATAATTCGGTAATGAATATTTCGTTCCCGGTTTCCGTTACACCCGGACGTGTGGTGGTTGAAGCCGAACAGGTAACCAAGGCTTACGGCGAGAAGACCATTTTGAAAGATATTAACCTGTTGGTGGAACGCGGAAGCAAAATCGCTTTCGTGGGTCAGAACGGTCAGGGAAAATCCACATTCATGAAAGCTATCGTAAACGAATTCGAATACGGTGGAAGTATCAAATTAGGTCACAACGTGCAGCTGGGGTATTTTGCACAAAATCAGGCGGAATATCTGGACGGAGAAATCACCTTATTGGAAACTATGGTGGAAGCCGCAACCGACTCCAATCGTTCGAAAGTGCGCGATATGCTAGGTTCATTCCTGTTCCGTGGCGACGATGTGGAGAAAAAAGTTAAAGTGCTTTCCGGAGGCGAACGAAACCGTTTGGCGCTTTGTAAATTGTTGTTACAGCCGATAAACGTGCTTGTGATGGATGAGCCGACGAATCACTTGGATATTAAATCTAAAAACGTCTTAAAAGCCGCTTTACAGCAATACGAAGGGACTTTGTTGCTGGTGTCTCACGACCGTGATTTCCTTCAGGGGATGTCAAACATCGTTTACGAATTCAAGGATCAGAAAATCAAAGAATATCTGGGGGATATCAACTTCTTCTTAGAGCAACGCAAATTGGAAAATATGCGTGAAGTAGAAAAGAAAGATGTGGTGAAGGAAACCCAAAAGCAAGACAAATCACTTTCCTACGAAGAGCAGAAAAAAAACAAATCGCTGCAAAACCGATTAAGTAAAATAGAAAGTCAGATTCAACAGTTGGAAAAAGACATTCAAAACGACGACAAAGCCTTAGCGTCCAATTACGACAAGCACATTGAAGATGCGAAATTTTTTGCAGCCTACGAGAAGAAAAAGAAAGATTTAGATCAGTTGTTGGAAGACTGGGAAAAAGTACAAGGCGAAATTGATGCTCTTTAA
- the gldN gene encoding gliding motility protein GldN, translating into MKLRNYLVVFFALAGSYASFAQSNLLNAKTPSEIGKKTAAQMNADNDKPLPYGYVHDRDILMGKAIWEIIDLDERVNFPLYYPIDSVNIGSDRRSLFDVLLKGIRTGRITEVYSDDYFTTKKTLKDMSSSFTYIDTTQAGRDEINTYYDDYFPKAKTVRKKVDGKWVTETVPGTPTKVLDPQFIDKRELTGQDVSGYKIKGYWYFDKRQGELKYRMLGICPVAPEAREIGNDNADVIEMFWIYFPSVRDVLHEAKAFNDKNSAMPLTFDHLLNARRFSAVVYKEENVYGDRRIEDYMKENSQMQLLESERVKEKIRNFEQDMWNY; encoded by the coding sequence ATGAAATTGAGAAATTATTTAGTAGTCTTTTTTGCATTAGCAGGAAGCTATGCATCATTCGCACAGTCTAACTTGCTGAATGCAAAAACTCCTAGTGAAATAGGAAAGAAAACTGCTGCGCAAATGAATGCCGATAACGATAAACCGCTACCTTACGGGTATGTACACGATCGTGACATCCTTATGGGTAAGGCTATTTGGGAAATCATTGATCTTGATGAGAGAGTTAATTTTCCATTGTACTATCCAATTGATTCGGTAAACATCGGTAGCGACAGACGTTCTTTATTTGATGTTCTTTTGAAAGGAATTAGAACGGGCAGAATCACGGAAGTGTATAGCGATGATTATTTCACTACTAAGAAGACACTTAAAGATATGTCATCTTCTTTTACTTACATCGATACTACTCAGGCAGGTCGTGATGAGATTAATACTTATTATGATGATTACTTCCCGAAAGCTAAAACTGTAAGAAAAAAAGTTGATGGAAAGTGGGTAACTGAAACCGTTCCTGGGACACCTACAAAAGTTTTGGACCCTCAGTTTATTGATAAAAGAGAGTTGACAGGACAGGATGTTTCTGGGTATAAAATTAAAGGATACTGGTACTTTGATAAAAGACAAGGTGAATTGAAATACAGAATGTTGGGTATTTGTCCAGTAGCTCCGGAAGCGAGAGAAATTGGAAATGACAATGCCGACGTAATCGAAATGTTTTGGATTTACTTCCCTTCAGTCAGAGATGTATTACATGAAGCCAAAGCTTTCAATGATAAGAATTCAGCTATGCCGCTTACCTTCGATCATTTGTTAAATGCACGTCGTTTCAGCGCTGTGGTCTACAAAGAGGAGAATGTTTACGGAGATAGAAGAATTGAAGATTATATGAAAGAAAACTCACAGATGCAGTTATTAGAATCTGAGCGAGTAAAAGAGAAAATCCGCAACTTCGAACAGGATATGTGGAACTACTAG
- the gldM gene encoding gliding motility protein GldM: MAGGKLSPRQKMINLMYLVFIAMLALNMSKEVLTAFGLMNEKFEGVNKFSDEYNGSLYGQLESKAGENAAQFGAPFAKAKEIKPIVKEFNDYIQGLKNEITKDIEKEADGKLPYESMDKGDKIDEAWFSGDGYSKKGKEIIAQFDKFKNGIAGVIGKDVKFQPILKDVNGKFSTADVKDKEGVTKLFLDYHFKGFPAVASLTKLSAIQSDIKKTEQDIYNALIGNTTAQAASMSNYKAIVVFEKSVVFQGEAVKGKVVLGRYDESTVPNSFNVNGASSKIENGQAVFNATAGGVGEKEISGKFTFIEDGKSIPVEFKEKYVVVPRPNSANISADKMNVVYRGLANPMTISFAGISDDKVNASAPGLARAGKPGQYNLTPGSGSEVTVTVTGKLPDGKTVMDKKAFRIKNIPPPMGAIGGQTGTASGAKSRLEVSQITAKLEDFAYDLQYQVTQFTLKAPGQAAVIVNGDRVDARCKAAMAKAGRGDVITISDIKTKIIGVSGIIPPRVAPVVYEIK, encoded by the coding sequence ATGGCAGGAGGAAAATTAAGTCCTAGACAGAAGATGATTAACCTAATGTACTTGGTTTTCATCGCGATGTTGGCATTAAACATGTCAAAAGAAGTACTAACGGCTTTCGGTTTGATGAATGAAAAATTCGAAGGCGTTAATAAATTCTCAGACGAATATAACGGAAGTTTATATGGTCAATTAGAGAGTAAAGCTGGAGAGAATGCTGCGCAGTTCGGTGCTCCATTTGCAAAGGCAAAAGAAATCAAGCCTATTGTTAAAGAATTTAACGATTATATCCAGGGCTTAAAAAATGAGATCACTAAAGATATTGAAAAAGAAGCAGATGGTAAATTACCATATGAGTCAATGGATAAAGGTGATAAAATTGATGAGGCTTGGTTTAGTGGTGATGGTTATTCTAAAAAAGGAAAAGAAATCATCGCACAGTTTGATAAATTCAAAAATGGTATCGCTGGTGTAATCGGAAAAGACGTGAAATTCCAACCGATTCTTAAAGATGTTAATGGTAAATTCAGTACAGCTGATGTGAAAGACAAAGAAGGTGTTACTAAATTGTTTTTAGACTACCACTTCAAAGGTTTCCCGGCAGTAGCTTCATTAACAAAATTATCAGCTATCCAAAGTGATATCAAAAAAACAGAGCAAGATATTTACAATGCTTTAATTGGTAACACTACAGCTCAAGCGGCTTCAATGTCAAACTACAAAGCAATCGTTGTATTCGAAAAATCTGTAGTTTTCCAAGGAGAGGCTGTAAAAGGAAAAGTAGTATTAGGTCGTTATGACGAGTCTACAGTTCCAAACTCTTTCAACGTAAACGGAGCTAGCTCGAAAATTGAAAACGGTCAGGCAGTATTCAATGCAACTGCTGGTGGTGTAGGTGAAAAAGAAATCTCTGGTAAATTTACATTTATCGAAGATGGAAAATCTATCCCAGTTGAGTTCAAAGAAAAATATGTTGTAGTACCAAGACCAAACTCAGCTAATATCTCTGCTGATAAAATGAACGTTGTGTATAGAGGGTTAGCTAACCCAATGACAATTTCATTTGCTGGTATTTCTGATGATAAAGTAAATGCTTCTGCTCCAGGTTTAGCTAGAGCTGGTAAGCCAGGTCAGTACAACTTGACACCAGGTTCAGGTAGTGAGGTTACGGTTACTGTTACAGGTAAATTACCTGATGGTAAGACTGTAATGGACAAAAAAGCGTTCCGTATTAAAAATATCCCTCCTCCAATGGGTGCTATTGGTGGACAAACAGGTACTGCTTCAGGAGCTAAGTCTAGATTAGAGGTTTCTCAGATAACTGCTAAGCTTGAAGATTTTGCATATGACTTGCAGTATCAAGTAACACAGTTTACATTAAAAGCTCCTGGTCAGGCTGCGGTTATTGTAAACGGAGACAGAGTTGATGCTAGGTGTAAAGCTGCGATGGCTAAAGCAGGAAGAGGTGATGTTATCACTATCTCTGATATCAAAACTAAAATCATTGGAGTTTCTGGAATTATACCTCCTAGAGTTGCTCCAGTAGTATACGAAATAAAATAA